From Halanaeroarchaeum sulfurireducens, a single genomic window includes:
- a CDS encoding thiamine ABC transporter substrate-binding protein, protein MNRREFLVASLGTGTAALAGCTGGPEGTTTTAGTTTDPYAGTLHVATYEPFIDAPSVSPGTWIKDRFEEEYPDATLEWLTPENELNHFVQRKQAGVTIDADVYVGVNPDELVRVDAQLDDSLFDVVPTADLTNYDAIEDDLRFDPRDRAIPFDTGYISLVYDDTVVDGPATFDDLLTEEYADTLLVQNAQNSDPGRAFLLWTIANRGEEEYLEYWQGLMDNGATVLGDWNATYTAYQNGERPMVVSYSTDQVYANRYDQEMDRHQIAFLDDQGYATPEGMARFAGTDAPELATAFLDFMLSAEVQSEIPVRNVMFPATTHASPPGEFTEFAHRPPETVIHTYEDLEGSLDGWVEAWAQQVVQG, encoded by the coding sequence ATGAACCGTCGCGAATTTCTCGTCGCCTCGCTCGGGACCGGGACAGCGGCACTCGCCGGGTGCACCGGCGGGCCCGAAGGCACGACCACGACCGCTGGAACGACGACGGATCCGTACGCCGGCACGCTCCACGTCGCAACCTACGAACCCTTCATCGACGCGCCGTCCGTCAGTCCCGGCACGTGGATCAAAGATCGCTTCGAGGAGGAGTACCCGGACGCCACCCTCGAGTGGCTCACCCCGGAGAACGAACTCAACCACTTCGTCCAGCGCAAGCAGGCCGGCGTGACCATCGACGCGGACGTCTACGTCGGCGTCAACCCGGACGAACTGGTCCGGGTGGACGCCCAACTCGACGATTCCCTCTTCGACGTCGTCCCGACGGCGGACCTCACGAATTACGACGCCATCGAGGACGACCTTCGCTTCGACCCACGCGATCGGGCGATTCCCTTCGACACGGGCTACATCAGCCTGGTCTACGACGATACCGTCGTGGACGGTCCGGCGACCTTCGACGACCTCCTGACCGAGGAGTACGCCGATACGCTCCTCGTCCAGAACGCACAGAACAGCGATCCCGGGCGCGCGTTCCTCCTGTGGACCATCGCCAACCGCGGCGAGGAGGAGTACCTGGAGTACTGGCAGGGCCTGATGGACAACGGCGCGACCGTCCTCGGTGACTGGAACGCGACCTACACGGCCTACCAGAACGGCGAGCGCCCGATGGTCGTCTCCTACTCCACCGATCAGGTGTACGCCAACCGGTACGACCAGGAGATGGACCGCCACCAGATCGCGTTCCTCGACGATCAGGGCTACGCCACCCCGGAGGGAATGGCCCGGTTCGCTGGCACCGACGCGCCCGAACTTGCGACCGCCTTCCTCGACTTCATGCTCTCGGCCGAGGTCCAGTCTGAGATCCCGGTTCGCAACGTCATGTTCCCGGCGACGACACACGCCTCGCCGCCCGGGGAGTTCACCGAATTCGCCCATCGGCCGCCGGAAACCGTCATCCACACGTACGAAGATCTCGAGGGGTCACTTGACGGATGGGTCGAAGCGTGGGCACAGCAAGTCGTCCAGGGGTGA
- a CDS encoding ABC transporter permease, with protein MGRSVGTASRPGVTDRLTEGLARAALPLGALATAAVLLVVFYYPVGTVLIEALVTDGRLDAAPVRDVLSSPFYFGAATGLVTDPLGVPAGIRDWARAGFPAVGFGLVGFTVYQAVLSTVASLLLGLPGAYLIAKFEFPGRETLRALTMLPFVLPSIMVAIGFVAMFGDRGTFNALLSALGLPTISLIYTLPLIIIAHAFYNAPLVTRLVAAAWENVDARMVESARSLGASPGRAFVDVVVPQLLPAALTGALLTFLFTFMSFPIVLALGGLELATVEVWLYARVQHLDLAQAAGLAVVETVITLGITYAYVRYESGGTGLARLGTGIDREPLLATLRDPRRIGLLAYGLVVLVVFVGPIASMIIESLTGPSGLTLRYYSFLVQRQIEGASFQVKPVAAVTNSVVFAVGTLALAMPMGVLIAILSTREFVGSRLTEAVLMAPLAVSGIVVGLGLLQGLVFGTDVFGHRLTATGPIAIVAAHAVAAYPFVTRNVVPMLRSVDERLLESARSLGASRFRVLVDVELPLVLPGLLAGAAFAFAISIGEFDSTVILAEGSASYTMPVAVERYLGNRTLGPATAMGTVLLAVTALSFLVIDRMGGRYEP; from the coding sequence ATGGGTCGAAGCGTGGGCACAGCAAGTCGTCCAGGGGTGACCGACCGCCTCACGGAGGGACTCGCTCGCGCGGCGCTGCCCCTGGGTGCACTCGCGACCGCTGCGGTGTTGCTCGTCGTCTTTTACTACCCAGTCGGAACCGTCTTGATCGAGGCGCTCGTCACCGACGGCCGACTCGACGCCGCGCCCGTTCGCGACGTCCTCTCCTCGCCGTTCTACTTCGGGGCAGCCACCGGACTCGTTACCGATCCGCTCGGTGTTCCCGCCGGAATTCGTGACTGGGCGAGGGCCGGATTCCCCGCGGTCGGGTTCGGCCTCGTCGGTTTCACGGTCTATCAGGCCGTGCTCTCGACGGTCGCGAGTCTGCTGCTTGGCCTCCCCGGCGCCTACCTGATCGCCAAATTCGAGTTTCCGGGTCGGGAAACGCTCCGGGCGCTGACCATGCTTCCGTTCGTGCTCCCCTCGATCATGGTCGCGATCGGGTTCGTGGCGATGTTCGGGGACAGGGGGACGTTCAACGCGCTCCTTTCCGCGCTGGGACTGCCCACGATCTCACTCATCTACACGCTGCCACTCATCATCATCGCGCACGCCTTCTACAACGCCCCGCTCGTCACCCGCCTCGTCGCGGCGGCCTGGGAGAACGTCGACGCCCGGATGGTCGAAAGCGCACGGAGCCTCGGCGCCTCGCCAGGTCGGGCGTTCGTCGACGTCGTGGTGCCCCAGTTGCTGCCCGCGGCGCTCACCGGCGCGCTGTTGACCTTCCTCTTTACGTTCATGTCGTTTCCCATCGTACTCGCCCTCGGCGGCCTTGAGCTGGCGACCGTCGAGGTGTGGCTGTACGCCCGGGTCCAGCACCTCGACCTCGCACAGGCCGCGGGCCTGGCGGTCGTCGAGACCGTCATCACGTTGGGGATAACCTACGCCTACGTCCGCTACGAGTCCGGCGGAACCGGCCTGGCGAGACTGGGGACGGGAATCGACCGGGAGCCGCTTCTCGCCACGCTGCGCGATCCACGTCGGATCGGGCTGCTGGCGTACGGTCTCGTGGTCCTCGTGGTCTTCGTCGGCCCCATCGCGAGCATGATCATCGAGAGTCTCACCGGCCCCTCGGGACTGACGCTGCGGTACTATTCGTTTCTCGTCCAGCGCCAGATCGAGGGCGCGTCCTTCCAGGTGAAACCGGTCGCGGCCGTCACGAACTCCGTGGTCTTCGCCGTGGGCACGCTCGCGCTCGCGATGCCGATGGGCGTGCTCATCGCAATCTTGAGTACCCGGGAGTTCGTAGGCAGTCGGCTCACAGAGGCGGTCCTCATGGCGCCGCTCGCCGTCAGCGGCATCGTCGTCGGCCTGGGGCTCCTCCAGGGCCTGGTCTTCGGCACCGACGTGTTCGGCCACCGCCTGACGGCGACCGGCCCGATCGCCATCGTGGCCGCCCACGCCGTGGCCGCGTACCCGTTCGTGACGAGAAACGTCGTCCCGATGCTTCGAAGCGTCGACGAACGGCTCCTCGAATCGGCCCGAAGCCTGGGGGCCTCACGGTTCAGAGTCCTCGTCGACGTGGAGTTGCCCCTCGTACTCCCTGGTCTCCTCGCGGGGGCCGCATTCGCCTTCGCCATCAGCATCGGCGAGTTCGACTCGACCGTGATCCTGGCCGAGGGGAGCGCCAGCTACACCATGCCGGTCGCCGTCGAGCGCTACCTCGGAAACCGAACACTGGGACCGGCCACAGCGATGGGGACGGTATTGCTGGCGGTCACCGCGCTCAGTTTCCTGGTCATCGATCGCATGGGGGGCCGGTACGAGCCATGA
- a CDS encoding ABC transporter ATP-binding protein translates to MTSVRLHGVDKRFDDTVALENVSLDVRDGEFFTLVGPSGCGKTTTLRIVAGLEKPSAGTVEFGGVDVAGRPPEERDVGIVFQNYALFPHMTVAENVAYGLRFRDPPDGTTTENRVDDLLDLVDLAGMDERTPQELSGGQQQRVALARALAPGPDVLLLDEPMSALDARLRERLRRQVREIQQSLSITTLYVTHDQAEALAISDRIAIMNEGHIEQVGTPEAVYREPESRFVAEFVGDNNLFDVEAMEAGKPPRAVVDGTPIAAPATVRAGDVLSVRPETMGFDGGETTLEVTVETVEFLGDAYKSYCRWEGRPLVVKTERPPEGTEATVGFDAEDVHIVRTDR, encoded by the coding sequence ATGACGAGCGTGAGACTCCACGGCGTCGACAAGCGATTCGACGACACGGTGGCCCTCGAAAATGTCTCCCTCGACGTGCGCGACGGCGAATTCTTCACGCTCGTCGGGCCCTCCGGCTGCGGGAAGACCACGACGCTCCGGATCGTCGCCGGACTCGAGAAGCCGTCCGCCGGAACCGTCGAGTTCGGTGGCGTCGACGTAGCCGGACGGCCCCCAGAAGAGCGAGACGTGGGGATCGTCTTCCAGAACTACGCATTGTTCCCGCACATGACCGTCGCGGAGAACGTCGCCTACGGGCTCCGGTTTCGCGACCCACCGGACGGAACGACCACCGAGAACCGCGTGGATGACCTCCTCGACCTGGTGGACCTCGCGGGAATGGACGAGCGGACCCCACAGGAACTCTCCGGCGGGCAACAACAGCGCGTGGCACTCGCCCGCGCGCTCGCGCCCGGACCGGACGTCCTCCTGCTCGACGAACCGATGAGCGCCCTGGACGCGAGACTCCGCGAACGGCTCCGGCGACAGGTCCGGGAGATCCAGCAGTCGCTGTCCATCACGACCCTGTACGTCACACACGACCAGGCGGAGGCGCTCGCGATCAGCGACCGCATCGCCATCATGAACGAGGGACACATCGAGCAGGTCGGCACCCCCGAAGCGGTCTACCGAGAGCCGGAGAGTCGGTTCGTCGCCGAGTTCGTCGGCGACAACAACCTCTTCGACGTGGAAGCGATGGAAGCCGGCAAACCCCCGAGGGCTGTGGTGGATGGAACGCCTATCGCCGCGCCGGCAACGGTGCGAGCGGGCGACGTCCTCAGCGTTCGTCCGGAAACGATGGGGTTCGACGGCGGCGAAACGACCCTCGAGGTGACGGTGGAGACGGTCGAATTCCTCGGGGACGCCTACAAGTCCTACTGTCGGTGGGAGGGGCGACCGCTCGTGGTGAAAACGGAACGCCCGCCCGAGGGAACCGA